In Streptomyces qaidamensis, one DNA window encodes the following:
- a CDS encoding NCS1 family nucleobase:cation symporter-1 — protein MSLADRAADTGTPAFVPDPRLTNEDLAPAKKRNWKVFDLFAMWMSDVHNLGNYTFAAGLLFLGMNVWQIFTSLLVGFVIIYIGMNWMGKIGQRHGVPFPVVSRIAFGIWGANIPALIRAVIAIMWYGIQTYLASVAVNVMLLAAWPGLESWTHNSFLGLDALGWVSFIALWLVQAAIISRGMESVRKFQDFCGPAIWFVMIALAVWILAKAGWTISLTSTPHPVSVGEQWRQWFGAIGLVLATYGTLMLNFCDFSRFAPDYKSVKRGNFWGLPINSTAFVIVSVIVTAGAFEVFGKEITDPAYLVAEIGNTWVLVVGALTFAIATMGVNIVANFVSPAYDLANVWPQKITFKVGGMISTVAALLVTPWNLFSNPTVVNYFLGGLGAFLGPLFGVIMLDYYWVKRGRVNVDELFDAAPGSRYYYRKGVNPKALWAFLPAAGVAAVLALVKTFSDVAPYSWFIGTALAAGLYAALCRPERATAEA, from the coding sequence GTGTCACTCGCCGACCGTGCCGCAGACACCGGCACCCCAGCGTTCGTCCCGGATCCCCGGCTCACCAACGAAGACCTCGCGCCCGCCAAGAAGCGCAACTGGAAGGTCTTCGACCTCTTCGCCATGTGGATGTCCGACGTCCACAACCTCGGCAACTACACCTTCGCCGCCGGGCTGCTCTTCCTCGGCATGAACGTCTGGCAGATCTTCACGTCCCTGCTCGTCGGGTTCGTGATCATCTACATCGGCATGAACTGGATGGGGAAGATCGGCCAGCGCCACGGCGTGCCCTTCCCGGTGGTCAGCCGGATCGCCTTCGGCATCTGGGGCGCCAACATCCCGGCGCTGATCAGGGCCGTGATCGCCATCATGTGGTACGGCATCCAGACCTACCTCGCCTCCGTCGCCGTCAACGTGATGCTGCTGGCGGCCTGGCCCGGGCTGGAGTCGTGGACGCACAATTCCTTCCTCGGCCTGGACGCGCTCGGCTGGGTCTCCTTCATCGCGCTGTGGTTGGTGCAGGCGGCGATCATCAGCCGGGGCATGGAGTCGGTCCGCAAGTTCCAGGACTTCTGCGGCCCGGCGATCTGGTTCGTGATGATCGCCCTGGCCGTGTGGATCCTGGCCAAGGCCGGCTGGACGATCTCGCTCACCTCGACCCCCCACCCGGTCTCCGTCGGTGAGCAGTGGCGTCAGTGGTTCGGCGCGATCGGCCTGGTCCTCGCCACCTACGGCACCCTGATGCTCAACTTCTGCGACTTCTCCCGCTTCGCCCCCGACTACAAGTCCGTCAAGCGTGGCAACTTCTGGGGCCTGCCGATCAACTCCACGGCCTTCGTGATCGTGTCGGTCATCGTCACCGCGGGCGCCTTCGAGGTCTTCGGCAAGGAGATCACCGACCCGGCCTACCTCGTCGCCGAGATCGGCAACACCTGGGTGCTGGTGGTGGGCGCGCTGACCTTCGCCATCGCCACCATGGGCGTCAACATCGTCGCCAACTTCGTCTCACCGGCGTACGACCTCGCCAACGTCTGGCCGCAGAAGATCACCTTCAAGGTCGGCGGCATGATCAGCACGGTCGCGGCCCTGCTCGTCACGCCCTGGAACCTCTTCTCCAACCCGACCGTCGTGAACTACTTCCTCGGCGGCCTCGGCGCCTTCCTCGGCCCGCTGTTCGGCGTGATCATGCTCGACTACTACTGGGTCAAGCGCGGCCGCGTGAACGTGGACGAGTTGTTCGACGCCGCCCCTGGCTCCCGCTACTACTACCGCAAGGGCGTCAACCCCAAGGCGCTGTGGGCGTTCCTGCCGGCGGCCGGTGTCGCGGCGGTGCTCGCGCTGGTGAAGACCTTCAGCGACGTCGCCCCGTACTCCTGGTTCATCGGCACGGCGCTCGCCGCCGGTCTGTACGCGGCCCTGTGCCGTCCCGAGCGCGCCACCGCGGAGGCCTGA
- a CDS encoding GntR family transcriptional regulator yields MTKIEPLGAVRERVTADLRQEIIAGSLRPGDRLVERELAERFGVSRVPVREAIRALVAEGFVHFETPRRTVVRRLTPTDVKELFELREALEVYAAGLAASRATPEDLAEVQELVDRAATATEAGDAEVITDVNSRLHDRIMAMAGNSLLTEALEPVAGRLRWMTRRNEEWPQLLVEHRELYEAIASGDPDRARAHALTHVRTNYRSTVRHLFGEEAP; encoded by the coding sequence ATGACGAAGATCGAACCCCTCGGAGCGGTCCGCGAACGCGTCACGGCCGATCTGCGCCAGGAGATCATCGCGGGCAGCCTCCGCCCCGGGGACCGCCTGGTGGAACGCGAGCTGGCGGAACGTTTCGGTGTCTCGCGCGTACCCGTCCGGGAGGCGATCCGGGCCCTCGTGGCCGAGGGCTTCGTCCACTTCGAGACACCCCGCCGCACGGTAGTACGCCGTCTCACCCCGACCGACGTCAAGGAACTGTTCGAACTGCGAGAAGCCCTGGAGGTCTACGCCGCCGGACTCGCCGCGTCCCGGGCGACGCCGGAGGACCTGGCAGAGGTCCAGGAACTCGTCGACCGCGCGGCCACCGCGACCGAGGCCGGGGACGCCGAGGTGATCACCGACGTCAACAGCCGTCTGCACGACCGCATCATGGCAATGGCGGGCAACAGCCTGCTGACCGAGGCCCTGGAACCGGTCGCAGGCCGGCTGCGCTGGATGACCCGGCGCAACGAGGAGTGGCCACAGCTCCTCGTGGAGCACCGCGAGCTGTACGAGGCCATCGCCTCGGGCGACCCGGACCGGGCCCGCGCGCACGCGCTGACGCACGTGCGGACCAACTACCGCTCCACGGTCCGGCACCTGTTCGGCGAGGAGGCTCCCTAG
- a CDS encoding uracil-DNA glycosylase: protein MDASGLTLLDRRIADCRACPRLVAWREETARAKRAAYADWTYWGRPVPGFGPADARLLIVGLAPAAHGGNRTGRMFTGDRSGDVLYEALFDVGLASQPTAEHAHDGLELYGVRVTSPVHCAPPANKPTPEERDTCRPWLVQELRLLRPTLRAVVVLGAFGWQAALPAFAAAGWSVPRPRPAFSHGARYPLDGLELFGCFHVSQRNTFTGRLTPTMLRDVLRTAGRAAGLPTGTP, encoded by the coding sequence ATGGACGCCAGCGGACTCACCCTCCTCGACCGGCGCATCGCCGACTGCCGGGCCTGCCCGCGGCTGGTTGCCTGGCGCGAGGAGACGGCCCGTGCCAAGCGAGCCGCCTACGCGGACTGGACGTACTGGGGCCGGCCGGTGCCGGGCTTCGGGCCCGCGGACGCCCGGCTGCTGATCGTGGGACTCGCCCCCGCCGCCCACGGCGGCAACCGCACCGGCCGGATGTTCACCGGCGACCGCTCCGGAGACGTCCTCTACGAGGCGCTGTTCGACGTGGGCCTCGCCTCCCAGCCGACCGCCGAGCACGCCCACGACGGCCTGGAACTGTACGGCGTGCGCGTCACCTCGCCCGTGCACTGCGCCCCGCCCGCCAACAAGCCCACCCCCGAGGAACGGGACACCTGCCGCCCCTGGCTCGTGCAGGAACTGCGGCTGCTGCGCCCGACGCTGCGGGCCGTGGTCGTACTCGGCGCCTTCGGCTGGCAGGCCGCGCTGCCCGCGTTCGCCGCAGCCGGCTGGTCCGTGCCCCGGCCGCGCCCCGCCTTCTCCCACGGCGCCCGGTACCCCCTCGACGGCCTGGAACTCTTCGGCTGCTTCCACGTCAGCCAGCGCAACACCTTCACGGGCCGGCTCACCCCCACCATGCTGCGTGACGTCCTGCGCACGGCCGGGCGAGCGGCGGGCCTGCCCACCGGCACCCCCTAG
- a CDS encoding MFS transporter, which yields MTPLATEPTGEPAARRRYVTVCALLWLPPGLGMATMVLLFTERGMSLAAVAGLFAAHSLTVAALELPTGGLSDVLGRRPVLAAAGGLGVVAFALLGLGSSAWLLTVGMVLMGVARALASGTAEAWYVDTVQACSGPDAELRTGLARGGSATSAALAGGILLGGALPWLLGLGPDLGARLSEATSGAVLPLSVPLLLGAALRIVSVAYVLAALPEPPRPPATLRSVLRGVPVTVADGLRLGGRDAMVRRILLGAAAAGSALAAVELLVPGRTTALTGSNGSGAMVYAALSCAGFLCSGLGSHLAPLTARIAGSGERAVLVSLAAGAGGLLLLGVTASSVHPAATALAAAGFGLVYLGLGAAAPNENDLLHRRVDGAGRATALSVQSLAQQLVGALTGLAVGVLRPGPLPWLLTGAALLAGALLWLRRSDERAVQVTGV from the coding sequence GTGACGCCGCTCGCGACCGAGCCGACCGGAGAGCCGGCCGCTCGCCGCCGGTACGTCACCGTCTGCGCGCTCCTGTGGCTGCCGCCGGGGCTGGGCATGGCCACGATGGTCCTGCTGTTCACCGAGCGCGGCATGTCCCTCGCCGCGGTCGCGGGGCTGTTCGCCGCACACTCCCTGACCGTCGCCGCACTGGAACTGCCCACGGGAGGCCTCTCGGACGTCCTCGGGCGCCGGCCGGTCCTGGCCGCGGCCGGTGGGCTCGGCGTCGTCGCCTTCGCGTTGCTCGGCCTCGGCAGCTCCGCCTGGCTGCTCACCGTCGGCATGGTGCTCATGGGCGTGGCCCGGGCCCTGGCCAGCGGAACCGCCGAGGCCTGGTACGTCGACACCGTCCAAGCGTGCTCCGGTCCGGACGCCGAGCTGCGCACGGGCCTGGCCCGGGGCGGCTCCGCGACCTCCGCCGCGCTCGCGGGCGGCATCCTGCTCGGCGGTGCCCTGCCCTGGCTGCTCGGGCTGGGGCCCGACCTCGGTGCCCGGCTGAGCGAGGCGACGTCCGGGGCGGTGCTGCCCCTGTCCGTTCCTCTGCTGCTGGGGGCAGCACTGAGGATCGTGTCCGTCGCCTATGTGCTCGCCGCCCTGCCGGAGCCCCCGAGGCCGCCGGCCACCCTGCGTTCGGTGCTGCGCGGCGTCCCGGTCACGGTCGCCGACGGGCTCCGACTGGGCGGACGGGACGCAATGGTCCGCCGGATCCTGCTCGGTGCCGCGGCCGCCGGAAGCGCCCTGGCCGCCGTCGAACTGCTCGTACCGGGCCGTACGACGGCGCTGACCGGCTCGAACGGCTCCGGAGCGATGGTGTACGCCGCCCTGTCCTGCGCGGGGTTCCTCTGCTCCGGCCTCGGCAGCCACCTGGCGCCGCTCACCGCCCGGATCGCGGGCAGTGGCGAACGTGCCGTGCTGGTCAGCCTCGCGGCCGGGGCGGGTGGCCTGCTGCTGCTCGGGGTCACCGCCTCCTCCGTCCACCCGGCGGCCACAGCCCTCGCGGCAGCCGGCTTCGGGCTGGTCTACCTCGGTCTCGGCGCGGCGGCCCCGAACGAGAACGACCTGCTGCACCGCCGGGTCGACGGTGCGGGCCGCGCCACCGCCCTGTCCGTCCAGTCCCTCGCCCAGCAACTGGTCGGCGCGCTCACCGGCCTGGCCGTCGGGGTACTGCGGCCGGGCCCCCTGCCCTGGCTCCTGACGGGCGCCGCGCTGCTGGCCGGGGCCCTGCTCTGGCTGCGCCGGAGCGACGAACGGGCCGTGCAGGTCACCGGAGTCTGA
- a CDS encoding helix-turn-helix domain-containing protein, with the protein MDSDEHKRVLDPEHDTAALKALTHPLRIQLLGLLRQDGPATASELAARTGESSASTSYHLRVLAKYAFIGEAEHRDGRERRWRALHTLTSWSNESMEATEAGRAFVGLARRRQIEHLERSLARYEADLAAGRLGQEWVESSGISDLMPRLTAESVTELLETVAGKLEELTARDADDSRAEHVVLLTAALPFATHEHADSGPEDRETEARDAEDLNP; encoded by the coding sequence ATGGACAGCGACGAGCACAAGCGCGTACTCGATCCCGAACACGACACCGCCGCCCTCAAGGCGCTCACCCACCCCCTGCGTATCCAGCTGCTCGGACTGCTGCGGCAGGACGGGCCCGCCACGGCGAGTGAGCTGGCCGCGCGAACGGGGGAGTCGTCGGCGTCGACCAGCTACCACCTGCGGGTGCTGGCGAAGTACGCGTTCATCGGCGAGGCCGAGCACCGCGACGGGCGGGAGCGGCGGTGGCGGGCGCTGCACACCCTCACGTCCTGGAGCAACGAGTCGATGGAGGCCACCGAGGCGGGCCGGGCCTTCGTCGGGCTGGCACGGCGGCGGCAGATCGAGCACCTGGAGAGATCACTCGCCCGGTACGAGGCGGACCTGGCCGCCGGGCGGCTCGGCCAGGAGTGGGTGGAGTCATCCGGGATCAGCGATCTCATGCCCCGGCTCACGGCCGAGTCGGTCACCGAGCTCTTGGAGACCGTCGCAGGCAAGCTGGAGGAACTGACCGCTCGGGACGCAGACGACTCGCGCGCTGAACACGTCGTGCTCCTCACCGCCGCCCTGCCGTTCGCCACCCACGAACACGCCGACTCCGGCCCGGAAGACCGCGAGACCGAAGCCCGCGACGCCGAAGATCTCAACCCGTGA
- a CDS encoding RNA-binding S4 domain-containing protein, protein MASQGAQHDRTDGTADPAADSPEPAGSSAGGETQPPDPKVAAAIAAAEAAGPQDGTTVRVDSWIWSVRLVKTRSMGATACRGGHVRVNGERVKPAHGVRVGDEVRLRHEGRERIVIVTRLIRKRVGAPVAAQCYVDNSPPPPPREAVAPAGIRDRGAGRPTKRDRRDMERLRGVPGPGRAPGLGPGPGGGPGAGFGSGSRERRP, encoded by the coding sequence ATGGCTTCTCAGGGTGCGCAGCACGACAGGACGGACGGGACCGCAGACCCGGCGGCCGACTCCCCCGAGCCGGCCGGCAGCTCAGCGGGCGGCGAGACCCAGCCCCCGGACCCGAAGGTCGCCGCGGCGATCGCCGCTGCCGAGGCCGCGGGCCCGCAGGACGGCACGACCGTCCGCGTCGACAGCTGGATCTGGTCCGTACGGCTCGTCAAGACCCGTTCCATGGGAGCCACCGCCTGCCGGGGCGGCCACGTGCGCGTCAACGGCGAGCGCGTGAAGCCCGCACACGGCGTCCGTGTCGGTGACGAAGTGCGTCTACGGCACGAGGGCCGCGAGCGGATCGTCATCGTCACCCGGCTGATCCGCAAGCGGGTCGGGGCACCCGTGGCCGCCCAGTGCTACGTCGACAACTCCCCGCCGCCCCCGCCCCGCGAGGCCGTCGCCCCCGCCGGCATCCGCGACCGCGGCGCGGGCCGGCCGACGAAGCGCGACCGCCGCGACATGGAACGCCTCCGCGGCGTGCCGGGCCCTGGCAGGGCGCCCGGCCTCGGCCCTGGTCCGGGCGGTGGCCCCGGCGCGGGCTTCGGCAGCGGCTCACGCGAACGGAGGCCGTGA
- a CDS encoding DoxX family protein: MSETTAAVTADSTPAGVVIAESATARGRRARVALRALQVALALFYAIASALPKLIGHASAAESFERLGWGSAGMYTIGVLELAGAIALLIPVLQSVAAMALGALMVGAFVVQISVFDGQYAATPVILIVPLTLIAWARREHNADLLRLLRRA, from the coding sequence ATGTCCGAGACCACCGCTGCCGTCACCGCCGACTCCACCCCGGCCGGCGTCGTCATCGCCGAGTCCGCGACCGCTCGCGGGCGGCGTGCCCGGGTGGCCCTGCGCGCTCTGCAGGTAGCGCTCGCCCTCTTCTACGCGATCGCCAGCGCCCTGCCCAAGTTGATCGGGCACGCCTCGGCTGCCGAGTCGTTCGAGCGGCTCGGCTGGGGCAGCGCGGGGATGTACACCATCGGTGTGCTCGAACTGGCCGGGGCGATCGCCCTGTTGATCCCGGTGCTCCAGTCGGTGGCGGCTATGGCGCTGGGCGCGTTGATGGTGGGCGCGTTCGTCGTGCAGATATCCGTCTTCGACGGGCAGTATGCGGCGACGCCGGTGATCCTGATCGTGCCGCTCACCCTCATCGCGTGGGCACGGCGGGAGCACAACGCGGATCTGCTCCGGCTGCTGCGGCGGGCGTGA
- a CDS encoding protein kinase family protein produces the protein MREGLPGGVDPGRLSDYDTVATSLALLGDTELRELVHRATPLGTGIGGSSARLDVSGTPVFVKRVPLTDLELRPEHRQSTANLFGVPMICQYGIGGPGFGAWREVSAHTMTTNWVLSGQFQGFPLMYHWRVLPEEEPHRAEELADVEKVVAYWGGSASVRRRVEALQRSSASVTLFLEYLPQTLHSWLTTQVQAGDEALDRACSLTEKELAAGTSFMNSRGLLHFDAHFENILTDGRRLYFADFGLALSTRFDLTRPEAGFYEEHSAYDRCYTAGYLVNWLITALYGGDWEIRGELIRAWAEGRQPTGAPPGVAEVLTRNAPVAEVMTDFYRTLQEKSRRTPYPRKRLERLCP, from the coding sequence GTGCGTGAGGGCCTGCCCGGGGGAGTGGATCCGGGACGGCTGAGCGACTACGACACGGTCGCGACCTCTCTGGCGCTCCTCGGCGACACCGAGCTGCGTGAACTGGTGCACAGAGCCACACCCTTGGGCACCGGCATCGGCGGATCATCGGCCCGGCTGGACGTGTCCGGCACGCCGGTCTTCGTCAAACGCGTGCCCCTCACGGATCTGGAACTGCGGCCCGAGCACCGCCAGTCCACGGCCAATCTGTTCGGAGTGCCGATGATCTGCCAGTACGGCATCGGCGGGCCAGGGTTCGGGGCGTGGCGGGAGGTCTCCGCGCACACCATGACCACGAACTGGGTGCTCTCCGGGCAGTTCCAGGGGTTTCCGCTGATGTACCACTGGCGGGTGCTGCCGGAGGAGGAACCCCACCGGGCCGAGGAACTCGCCGATGTGGAGAAGGTCGTGGCCTACTGGGGAGGGAGCGCGAGCGTACGGCGACGGGTCGAGGCCCTGCAACGATCCTCCGCGAGCGTCACGCTGTTCCTCGAATACCTGCCCCAGACCCTGCACTCATGGCTCACGACGCAGGTACAAGCCGGTGACGAGGCGCTCGACCGGGCGTGCTCCCTGACGGAGAAGGAACTGGCGGCCGGCACGTCCTTCATGAACAGCCGAGGGCTGCTGCACTTCGACGCCCACTTCGAGAACATCCTCACCGATGGCCGCCGTCTGTACTTCGCCGATTTCGGTCTCGCCCTGTCCACCCGCTTCGACCTCACGCGCCCCGAGGCCGGCTTCTACGAGGAGCACAGCGCCTACGACCGCTGCTACACGGCCGGCTACCTCGTGAACTGGCTGATCACCGCCCTGTACGGCGGCGACTGGGAGATCCGTGGAGAACTGATACGAGCATGGGCCGAAGGGCGGCAGCCGACCGGGGCCCCGCCCGGAGTCGCGGAGGTCCTCACTCGCAACGCCCCGGTCGCGGAGGTGATGACCGACTTCTACCGCACCCTCCAGGAGAAGAGCCGGAGGACTCCCTACCCGAGGAAGAGACTCGAACGGCTCTGCCCGTGA
- a CDS encoding class I SAM-dependent methyltransferase, with protein sequence MREGYEGTGPGAITPDGCAVELYSRLPVGDEPDVIAAAAPEGASILELGSGVGRMTHALLERGFTVTGVDESAPMLEHVRGARTICSPIEELELGETFDVVLLASFLVHTGDAEVRRGMLRTCARHVAPGGCVLIQREGEDYHENVPRERKDPSGFTVRIASSEPVGDGVNSVRAEYEFPDAVWTQTFRARPLTEEQFEEALQEAGLKVDRCLTEDRIWVRAVPAV encoded by the coding sequence ATGCGTGAGGGGTACGAGGGGACGGGACCCGGGGCCATCACCCCGGACGGCTGCGCGGTGGAGCTCTACTCCCGGCTGCCCGTCGGGGACGAACCGGACGTCATCGCTGCCGCCGCCCCCGAGGGCGCGAGTATCCTGGAGCTCGGCAGCGGGGTCGGACGCATGACCCACGCACTGCTGGAGCGCGGATTCACGGTCACGGGGGTGGACGAGTCCGCCCCGATGCTGGAGCACGTCCGCGGCGCGCGCACGATATGCAGCCCGATCGAGGAGCTGGAGCTGGGCGAGACGTTCGACGTGGTGCTGCTCGCGTCGTTCCTCGTGCACACGGGAGACGCCGAGGTGCGGCGCGGCATGCTGCGCACTTGCGCACGCCATGTCGCGCCGGGCGGCTGCGTGCTGATCCAGCGGGAAGGCGAGGACTACCACGAGAACGTGCCGCGCGAGCGCAAGGACCCCAGCGGTTTCACCGTGCGGATCGCGTCGTCGGAGCCGGTCGGTGACGGGGTCAACTCGGTGCGCGCGGAGTACGAGTTCCCGGACGCGGTCTGGACCCAGACGTTCCGGGCGCGGCCCCTGACCGAGGAGCAGTTCGAGGAGGCGCTCCAGGAGGCGGGCCTGAAGGTGGACCGCTGTCTGACAGAGGACCGGATATGGGTACGGGCGGTGCCGGCGGTCTAG
- a CDS encoding acyltransferase domain-containing protein yields MLPDADTLPETLLDLAVPHEDINDLVALRRTLTADAGTMRLVQECVEELVRDIGEAGAEVPLAERVAEAPPTLGPYFAVYVFVAALPYTRSYHRERGVTADVSRRTLADLGRNMAFHRRRHGRGGVEVPQWLTRHFRGELYQLGRLQFERARLGQRTGRAVAQAGLDMAPGEPCLNLHIPDFHGPLSPAACDRSLQLAREFFARHFPRERYRVAVCHSWLLDPQLKRHLDRDSNIVRFQERLEPGRDPGEEAEPADTEPVRFVFGDPDLPVAGLPRRTSVERAVGDHLRAGGHWYVRHGWFRL; encoded by the coding sequence GTGCTGCCGGACGCAGACACACTGCCCGAGACCCTGCTCGACCTGGCGGTGCCGCACGAGGACATCAACGACCTGGTCGCCCTGCGACGGACGCTCACCGCGGACGCCGGGACCATGAGGCTCGTCCAGGAGTGCGTCGAGGAGCTGGTACGGGACATAGGAGAGGCCGGGGCCGAGGTGCCGCTCGCCGAGCGCGTCGCCGAAGCCCCGCCCACGCTGGGTCCGTACTTCGCCGTGTACGTGTTCGTCGCGGCATTGCCGTACACGCGCTCCTACCACCGCGAGCGGGGTGTCACGGCGGACGTCAGCCGCCGCACCCTCGCCGACCTCGGGCGGAACATGGCGTTCCATCGACGTCGGCACGGCAGGGGAGGGGTGGAGGTCCCGCAGTGGCTCACGCGTCACTTCCGGGGTGAGCTGTACCAGCTGGGGCGGCTCCAGTTCGAGCGGGCCCGCCTCGGGCAGCGGACGGGGCGGGCGGTGGCGCAGGCCGGGCTGGACATGGCGCCGGGGGAGCCCTGCCTGAACCTGCACATTCCCGACTTCCACGGGCCGCTGTCACCGGCGGCCTGCGACCGGTCCCTTCAGCTGGCGCGGGAGTTCTTCGCCCGCCATTTTCCGCGGGAAAGGTATCGGGTGGCGGTGTGCCATTCCTGGCTGCTCGACCCGCAGTTGAAGCGCCATCTGGACCGGGACTCCAACATCGTCCGCTTCCAGGAACGCTTGGAGCCCGGCCGTGACCCCGGTGAGGAGGCTGAACCTGCGGACACCGAGCCCGTCCGCTTCGTCTTCGGGGACCCGGACCTGCCGGTGGCCGGTCTGCCGAGGCGCACGTCGGTGGAGCGGGCGGTGGGGGACCATCTGCGGGCGGGCGGTCACTGGTACGTGCGGCACGGTTGGTTCCGGCTGTAG
- a CDS encoding DUF6343 family protein has protein sequence MRTGSEPRTARSALRARFWLSVWGLVWALIGTVAFALAGRNGWAIACGVLLLIVTIDLAVVLRRIRQGPHYQPGPGIPPYEPPDRRP, from the coding sequence ATGCGTACAGGCAGTGAACCGCGGACCGCGCGCAGTGCCCTGCGGGCGCGCTTCTGGCTGAGCGTGTGGGGGCTGGTCTGGGCGCTCATCGGGACGGTGGCGTTCGCGCTCGCCGGGCGGAACGGGTGGGCCATCGCATGCGGTGTGCTGCTGCTGATCGTCACGATCGACCTGGCCGTCGTCCTGCGGCGCATCCGGCAGGGCCCGCACTACCAGCCGGGCCCCGGTATCCCGCCCTATGAGCCGCCGGACCGACGCCCCTGA
- a CDS encoding tetratricopeptide repeat protein, whose translation MPETSGSTGRTPETHVIDFRAAEQLLAARDPRGAVKLLDGVIATHPENTAARLLRARAFFAAAQLRPAELEFQIVLEREPDNAFAHFALARTFERQGRPDQAKRHFRLAAALDPNPEFLKAANFDS comes from the coding sequence GTGCCCGAGACCAGCGGTTCGACCGGACGTACCCCGGAGACGCACGTCATCGACTTCCGCGCCGCCGAGCAACTGCTCGCGGCGCGAGACCCGCGGGGCGCCGTGAAGCTGCTCGACGGGGTCATCGCCACGCACCCGGAGAACACCGCGGCGCGGCTGCTGCGGGCGCGTGCCTTCTTCGCCGCGGCGCAGCTGAGGCCGGCGGAGCTGGAGTTCCAGATCGTCCTGGAGCGGGAGCCGGACAACGCGTTCGCGCACTTCGCGCTCGCCCGTACCTTCGAGCGTCAGGGCCGTCCCGACCAGGCGAAGCGCCACTTCCGGCTCGCGGCCGCGCTCGATCCGAACCCGGAGTTCCTGAAGGCGGCGAACTTCGACTCGTGA
- the coaE gene encoding dephospho-CoA kinase, with protein MLKVGLTGGIGAGKSEVSRLLVACGAVLIDADRIAREVVAPGTPGLASVVEAFGEEILAADGSLDRPRLGAIVFADAERLATLNSIVHPLVGARSRELEEAAAEDAVVIHDVPLLTENGLAPLYDLVIVVDTAPETQLDRLVRLRGMTEEDARARMAAQATREQRRAIADIVIDNDVPLEDLERRVKDVWAELVRRSQAPRPAPAE; from the coding sequence ATGCTGAAGGTGGGCCTGACCGGCGGCATCGGTGCCGGCAAGAGTGAGGTGTCACGGCTGCTCGTCGCGTGCGGGGCCGTGCTGATCGACGCGGACCGCATCGCGCGGGAGGTCGTCGCACCGGGGACGCCGGGGCTCGCCTCGGTCGTCGAGGCCTTCGGGGAGGAGATCCTCGCCGCCGACGGCAGCCTGGACCGGCCCCGCCTCGGCGCCATCGTCTTCGCCGACGCCGAGAGGCTCGCCACCCTCAACTCGATCGTGCACCCTCTGGTGGGCGCCCGCTCCCGCGAGCTGGAGGAGGCCGCCGCCGAGGACGCGGTCGTCATCCACGACGTCCCGCTCCTCACGGAGAACGGCCTGGCACCGCTGTACGACCTGGTGATCGTCGTCGATACGGCTCCCGAGACCCAGCTCGACCGGCTGGTCCGGCTGCGGGGCATGACGGAGGAGGACGCCCGTGCGCGGATGGCCGCCCAGGCGACGCGCGAGCAGCGCCGGGCAATCGCGGACATCGTGATCGACAACGACGTCCCGCTGGAGGACCTGGAGCGGCGCGTGAAGGACGTGTGGGCCGAGCTCGTGCGCAGGTCACAGGCGCCGCGGCCGGCCCCGGCGGAATAG